From Oncorhynchus tshawytscha isolate Ot180627B linkage group LG11, Otsh_v2.0, whole genome shotgun sequence, the proteins below share one genomic window:
- the dmac2l gene encoding ATP synthase subunit s, mitochondrial, translated as MRLLSKPALQAVLSSQKTRGGSRPFWGWLNAVFNKVDYERIKAVGPDRAAAEWLTRCGAKVRFQGFDRWQHDYNGLPTGPLGRYKIQGIDATDSCIMYKGFDHLGTLSNAAFRSPKPFGVRVSLSPRR; from the exons ATGAGGCTGCTGTCCAAGCCAGCACTGCAGGCCGTCCTCTCCTCACAGAAAACACGTGGAGGCAGCAGACCGTTCTGGGGATGGCTCAATGCTGTCTTCAACAA AGTTGACTATGAGCGTATCAAGGCGGTGGGCCCAGACCGTGCTGCTGCAGAGTGGCTGACAAGGTGCGGTGCCAAGGTGAGGTTTCAGGGGTTCGACCGTTGGCAACACGACTACAACGGCCTGCCCACCGGCCCTCTGGGACGATACAAGATCCAGGGCATCGACGCCACAGACTCTTGCATCATGTACAAAGGCTTCGATCACCTGGGTACGTTATCCAATGCAGCCTTCCGATCTCCAAAACCTTTTGGTGTTCGTGTCTCTCTATCGCCTCGACGGTGA